Proteins from one Syngnathoides biaculeatus isolate LvHL_M chromosome 8, ASM1980259v1, whole genome shotgun sequence genomic window:
- the scn4ba gene encoding sodium channel, voltage-gated, type IV, beta a: protein MASLDNTSWSVPGLLVGLLLALNSGVLEVHGLEVSTGKVSSTDAMNGSTVLIPCTYSSCIGIHKLYFSWHFNDNGTMTKLCDGVVPSEGVEPKVKVERSRVEFVGSSKGHNISILLWNITFEDGGEYTCFARNPKEKYRNHSATFTLRVVDKMIEVDNTLTVVIVSVLGGVIGLVIIVMVIKALVVQFLLKDDEKNKECLVNASGNDNTENGLTGAKAESKGTPKA from the exons ATGGCGTCATTGGACAACACCAGCTGGAGTGTGCCAGGTCTGTTAGTTGGACTGCTGCTGG CCTTGAATTCGGGTGTACTTGAAGTTCACGGACTGGAGGTGTCGACGGGAAAAGTGTCATCGACGGACGCGATGAACGGCTCCACGGTGCTGATCCCCTGCACGTATTCCTCGTGCATCGGCATCCACAAGCTTTACTTCAGCTGGCATTTCAACGACAACGGCACAATGACCAAG TTATGCGACGGCGTGGTTCCGAGCGAGGGCGTGGAGCCCAAGGTCAAAGTGGAACGCAGCCGAGTGGAATTTGTGGGCTCTTCGAAGGGCCACAACATCTCCATCCTGCTGTGGAACATCACCTTTGAAGACGGCGGGGAGTACACCTGCTTCGCCAGAAACCCCAAAGAGAAGTACCGCAACCACAGCGCGACCTTCACTCTCAGAGTGGTGGATAAAA tgatCGAGGTGGACAACACATTAACCGTCGTCATCGTCTCGGTGTTGGGCGGAGTCATCGGTTTGGTTATCATTGTCATGGTCATAAAGGCCTTGGTGGTCCAATTCCTGCTGAAGGATGATGAGAAGAA TAAAGAGTGCCTGGTTAACGCCTCAGGGAACGACAACACCGAAAACGGACTCACGGGAGCCAAAGCCGAAAGCAAAGGAACACCAAAGGCATGA